In Solanum pennellii chromosome 3, SPENNV200, a single window of DNA contains:
- the LOC107013980 gene encoding mini zinc finger protein 3: MMKKRQVVVRRISSGSSTIRNVRYVECQRNHAANIGGYAVDGCREFMATGDDGTAALTCAACGCHRNFHRREVDGGEVVSESS, translated from the coding sequence atgatgaaaaagagACAAGTTGTGGTGAGAAGGATCAGCAGTGGCTCATCGACGATTAGGAACGTACGATACGTTGAATGTCAAAGGAACCATGCGGCAAATATCGGAGGTTACGCCGTCGACGGCTGCCGTGAATTCATGGCAACCGGAGATGATGGAACCGCCGCCCTTACTTGTGCAGCGTGTGGATGTCACCGGAATTTTCACCGGAGAGAAGTTGATGGCGGCGAAGTTGTTTCTGAGTCCTCTTAG